The Phycisphaerales bacterium sequence AGTCCTCTTCATGCCCGGCCCCAACAACCCCGCCCCCCCCCGCAAACCCCGCCCCACCAACGACGACCCCTTCCAGCACGGCCTCTTCACCGCCGACAAACCCGCCGAGCTCAAACAGGCCCAGTCCGGCGAATACACCTGCATCAAAACCAAGGACGATCTCGCGCAACTCGTCAAGGACCTCCAGCACGCCCCCATCATCTCCCTCGACACCGAGACCACCAGCCTCTGCCCCCACGACTGCAAGCTCTGCGGAATTTCACTCTCAACACGTGAGGGCACCGGCGTCTACATCCCCACCCGCTCCCCCGCTTCCTCCGAGCACCTCGACGCCGACACCGTCATCGCCGCCCTCAAGCCCATCCTCGAAGACCCAACCAAGCCCAAGTGCGGCCACAACCTCAAGTTCGATATCCAGGTCCTCCGCGCCCACGCCGTCACCCTCCGCGGCATCGCCTTCGACTCCATGGTCGCCAGCTACCTCATCGACGCGTCGCGTTCCTCCCACGGCCTCGACTCCCTCGCCCTCGCCCTCCTCGGCCGCACCAACATCTCCCTCAGCGACCTCATCGGCAGCGGCAAGAACATGCGCTGCTTCGACACCGTCCCCATCGACCAGGCCACCTGCTACGCGGCCGAGGACGCCGACGTCGCCCTCCAGCTCCACAACGTCATGCTCCCGCAACTCGAAGAGATGAATCTCATGCCCCTCTTCGAGGGCGTCGAGATGCCCCTCGTCGAAGTCCTCGCCGAGCTCGAGTGGAACGGCATCCTCGTCGCCCCCGCCGAGCTCGACCGCCAGCGCGTCCGCCTTCAGGGCCAGATCGAGCTGCTCCTCAAGCAAATCAAGGACGAGAGCCTCGCGCGCATCCACCGCACCTTCGACCCCAACTCCCCCTCGCAGCTCGCCAGCGCCCTCTTCAACAAGCCCACCGACGAGCCGCCGGGCATGGGCCTGAAGAGCGTCCGCAAGACCAAGACCGGCCATTCCACCGACGTCGAGGTCCTTGAGAAGCTCGCCCTCGAAGAAGAAACCAGCGGCGCCATCCCCCGCCTCATCCTCGAGTACCGCCAGCTCACGAAGCTCGTCTCCACCTACCTCGTCGCCCTCAAGGAGGCCATTCACAAAGACACCAAGCGCATCCACACCAGCTTCAACCAGACCGTGGCCGCGACCGGCCGCCTCGCCAGCAGCGACCCCAACCTCCAGAACATCCCCATCCGCACCGAGGTTGGCCGCGAGATCCGCAAGTCCTTCATCGCGCCCCCCGGGAAGGTTCTCGTCACCGCCGACTACTCGCAGATCGAGCTGCGCCTCCTCGCCCACCTCTCCCGCGACCCCGCCCTCATCGACGCCTTCCACCACGGCGCCGACATCCACACCGCCGTCGCGGCCCAGATCCACAACACCACGCCCGACAAGGTCACCAAGGACCAGCGCAACGGCGCCAAGATGGTCAACTTCGGCATCGTCTACGGCATCACGGCCTTCGGCCTCGCACGCCGCCTCAAGGTCAGCGAGCGCGAGGCCGCCACCATCATCGACGGCTACAAACGCCGCTTCTCCGGCATCACCACCTTCCTTCAGGAATGCATCGACCAGGCCCGCACCAACGGCTACGTCGAGACGATGCTCAAGCGCCGCCGCCCCATCCCCGACGTAGACAGCAACCAGCCCGCCCGCCGCGCCCTCGCCGAACGCCTCGCCATCAACTCCGTCGTCCAGGGCTCCGCCGCCGACCTCATCAAGCTCGCGATGGTGAACATCCACAAGGAAATGCAAGGCGGAAGTGGGATGCCGGAAGTCGGGATAAACCCGGCCTCTGACTCCGACTTCCGACTTCCGACTTCCGACTTCAAGATGCTCCTCCAAATCCACGACGAACTCGTCTTCGAGTCCCCCGAGTCCATCGCCAACGACGTCAAAGCCTTCGTCACCACCCGCATGGAGCAAGCCATGCAACTCTCCGTCCCTCTCAAGGCCGATGCCTACATCGCCAGGAACTGGTTTGAGGGGAAGTAGCTCCCGGGGACCCCGCCGCTCCGTTGCGGCCCGTCACTCGATGCCTGGGTGCCTCCTGCCTCGATGCCTCTCTTCACATTCAACATCTTCTGCTCCCCCTCCGCGTCCCCGCGTCTCCGCGAGAAGCCCCTCACATCAACGCGGAAACCTTCTCCATCAACCCCTCCACCGACGGATCAAACACAATCTC is a genomic window containing:
- the polA gene encoding DNA polymerase I → MPATPTKTLYIIDGYAQFFRAYHAIRTPMTSPVTKEPTNMTFGFIGMLFKLLKAEGPNISRAGKPDYIVLALDVGGDKETFRSELYPEYKATRKEPPDDLKPQVNRCLDLLKEIGVPFVGAPGFEADDVIGAMVCQYREKHPDLRIRIVAKDKDLKQLLDIPAPGEEPRVEMFDVHTDTPFDAAKLMEETGLRPDQVVDMLTLMGDNVDNIPGVEGVGEKTAAQLIKEYGSLDNLLAKAAEIKGKRGEKLREAAPTLPLTKTLVTLRCDIPVPLSLDEAKVENLRLDRMLPILKELGFNRYQDELKAMLGVKPDAGTEPSSAKSRIGGDADSRTKPESVLFMPGPNNPAPPRKPRPTNDDPFQHGLFTADKPAELKQAQSGEYTCIKTKDDLAQLVKDLQHAPIISLDTETTSLCPHDCKLCGISLSTREGTGVYIPTRSPASSEHLDADTVIAALKPILEDPTKPKCGHNLKFDIQVLRAHAVTLRGIAFDSMVASYLIDASRSSHGLDSLALALLGRTNISLSDLIGSGKNMRCFDTVPIDQATCYAAEDADVALQLHNVMLPQLEEMNLMPLFEGVEMPLVEVLAELEWNGILVAPAELDRQRVRLQGQIELLLKQIKDESLARIHRTFDPNSPSQLASALFNKPTDEPPGMGLKSVRKTKTGHSTDVEVLEKLALEEETSGAIPRLILEYRQLTKLVSTYLVALKEAIHKDTKRIHTSFNQTVAATGRLASSDPNLQNIPIRTEVGREIRKSFIAPPGKVLVTADYSQIELRLLAHLSRDPALIDAFHHGADIHTAVAAQIHNTTPDKVTKDQRNGAKMVNFGIVYGITAFGLARRLKVSEREAATIIDGYKRRFSGITTFLQECIDQARTNGYVETMLKRRRPIPDVDSNQPARRALAERLAINSVVQGSAADLIKLAMVNIHKEMQGGSGMPEVGINPASDSDFRLPTSDFKMLLQIHDELVFESPESIANDVKAFVTTRMEQAMQLSVPLKADAYIARNWFEGK